The Macrobrachium rosenbergii isolate ZJJX-2024 chromosome 12, ASM4041242v1, whole genome shotgun sequence region GTTGAAATGCTACTCATTTTTGACTATCAATGATAAAGGTTACTTTTTCCGTGCATACTAACGGTCCTGGTCTGGCTATCTCTTGTTGGGTTGCACTTAGAACCAATCAGTTCAGCGGtcgaagaaatattttttatgactcGTGGAGAATGGAGATGGATGCCACTGGAAAGGTTCCTCCCCTGGTACTTTGGCCTCCTACTTTACagtcttgaagaaaaaaaaattaaagacaagagTTAATTGTCTAGTAATCCCAGAAGCTTTCTTCTTGATGCtcttataacaatgaaaaattgccTCCATACTTATGTCAGTCCTTTAGCCTTAGGGCCTTTTCGATTACTGCTGGCTGGGTTTGAGAAGGGCAGCCAAGATGTCTGGTCTGCATATTTCGTATCCTTGAATTTGGCTtcggaaaataatttcatttcttatatagTATGCAAGCTAAATTTTGATTTAGTCAAATTTAGTGAAACCTCAACTTCCACATTTCAAAGTATGATCATGTGGTAATCAACAAATTCTGCATCAGCTCATGGCATCCTTTTCTCAGTGAACAACTTGCACTTAACAGAATAACGAAGAGAACTATGAAGGCTGTTAGTTCCTGTCATGACTATCATCAAGCAAaggttagataaaaaaattacagttcagTTATAAGGTTCTAGACTGAGATAGCACGTTCCCTTTCTTTCCTTAGCAGTTAAGATTTGGAAGACGCTGAAAGAGAATTGCTTATTATTCATGATATTCCCCTTCTCTGATAAGGAGTTCTTTTGAAATGCATTGGAATAAAGTTGCTTTAGTTTTTTATGGTTGGAGTGTTCCGTTCTTGAATCCAGTTTTCAACACAATCCTAGAAAACTTCTGTGGAAGAGATATGAGGGAGCTCATTGTTGCCCGAGAATATAACTACACTTCCTTTTTAAACATATCTAGAAATGGGGATACAGTTTTTCCTCTCTGGTCTCACGGAACAGTCCTTTGGCCATCAACAGACTGGCATTCCATTAACATTGTTACTGGAAGGTTATGTTGTAGGTGAATTCCCCTAAATCATAATTTCTTTACAAGAATAAAACTAGCAGTAtagaaagtaattattatttcttttgttcagATTCAGCCCTttggacatatatattttataaaggtcAAGCTGTACTGAATTTACCTTGTCTCATTGGCTTCGCTTTAAGCGATAAAAATAACTTTGAGAATTTCGATATTAATATCAGTAggcaaatatttatagaaatctaGGAATCTAGTTCGTTTTAAATATATAACAGTTTTATGTTAATCCCTACGGTTTTAGCAGTGTTTTTGAGgtatccctctttctctttctcttgccttaACTTTTCATGAAGGACTTTCATAGAAGTTCTCGCAAAATGTTTTTAtcgattaatattattatttctatgggTTTTTATGTACTTCCTTGAAGCTTCACTGCTTAAGAATAACAAAAGTGTGAAATGTTCACGcattgatatataaaattttgctgCTAAAACCTGTATTTTTGCATTGACGTGGAGAGCCAGTTAATCGTTGCAGGATTTAAGCATCATATATTTTCGCAGAAGACGTTTTCTTCGTGGAATAATGTACTTATTTACGTTGCTTTCCTTCTTCTCGTAAGACATTACAAATATTCTTCAGCCTATCTTATCAGATATGCATCAGCGACAAGGAGTTTAAATTCCATCTTCATTATAGGAAATTGATAGCAAACAAAGAATTAATTgttaatgaataacaataaaaaggtgCTGAAATTATCAGAAAAGCCAGGACACACCAGCTGATCTTGCTTTGATACGATTTTCGTCATTTTTACTAGGATTTACGAAAGGATAGGACTACTTGTTGATATAGTCTGTGCAAAAATCAAGTGGGTCAGATGAAAACTTAAAATTAgcatgtaaataaaatgtttttattgaataattgtATCGTACAGTAAAATTTGTCAATATGAAACAACATTGTCAAAGCCCTGACAACTTGCTTATTAGCTTAGTTGTGGTCATGTTTATATTTGGGACGTGCACAGTAAATTCTTCACGATGTAACATATTGTCATCTACAATTATGAACTCTTCCTCTGGGATCGCAATAATATCCCAGAGCGGTACCCAGTTAGGTTTAAGATTGGAGTATGGAGAGTATGGGACACCCACTACGTACAGGGTAACATTATTGGCCAAGGATAAGATCCCTACTCCTTTGTGCTGTCCTTGTTCTGAAAGGCTCCACGCTCCAAAGCAGCTGTAAAGATGATAAAACTGGGTAACATCCGGGACCTCTATCCCATTTTCCTCAAACTTATCGAGGTGGTAATAGAACACAAACAATCTGTGGTCTTGGGTAGAATTCAGAGACTGTGGTACTAGATCGTCTTTACAAGGGTTACCGACAAGTATCGTTGCTTGAGAAATGTTGTGTTGGAGATCCTCTTTCCAGTGAGCCTGCAAAAGTCTGTCAACATTTGAAAGTTTCACTCCAAAATCTTGCAGCAGTGTCTTATTGAGAAAAGCTCTTTCCATTGTTATTAAATTTGTCATGGTGTTAGTTCCCGCCCCATAATGAAAACTACGACCAACTTCAGGAAAGACACACTCCCTGTCTTTACTTACAAAGGTATACAAGAAGTAGTCGTAAAGGATTACCTTGATACCATGTGCCTCTTTCGGCCACATGCGAAGTGCCTCTTTTATAAAGTTCAAAGAAATAGCATAACCCCATTCAACTTGCACAGAACCTCGGAAGAGCCTAGAGGGGTGGTAAGACAATTCCCTAAACCCTGTAGCTGAAAAAGCATTGATGCAGTAAATAGATGGATCTTCCTTCAGCAGCCAAATTGTCTGACTCATATATGAAAAGAAATCGGGGGAAACTTCTACATCTTCATCCAGAAATATAACTGCTGGGGCTTTTGCAAATTTTTGAACGACATATTCATAGACATTTCTGTAGTATGTGAATAGCTTATTGTTGTAATTGCCGCTGACGGGTAAAATGGTGTAGTTGACGTTCAGGAGATATAAGAGTTTTATTGTAGGAGGTGGTGCATCG contains the following coding sequences:
- the LOC136844288 gene encoding protein O-linked-mannose beta-1,2-N-acetylglucosaminyltransferase 1-like, with amino-acid sequence MLANLGSVLAPHLTLQAQWTWIFVKGGRTISETAIVTNLNNILQHSALPLCSLSELGLGNSSSIEQSRWQYCATEGGMGELCDEHSPLPLPVPSPPSLGSEAAAALANIPVILTAGSRHQYLRHTLTTLLSTPGIQVVDLFVILGDAPPPTIKLLYLLNVNYTILPVSGNYNNKLFTYYRNVYEYVVQKFAKAPAVIFLDEDVEVSPDFFSYMSQTIWLLKEDPSIYCINAFSATGFRELSYHPSRLFRGSVQVEWGYAISLNFIKEALRMWPKEAHGIKVILYDYFLYTFVSKDRECVFPEVGRSFHYGAGTNTMTNLITMERAFLNKTLLQDFGVKLSNVDRLLQAHWKEDLQHNISQATILVGNPCKDDLVPQSLNSTQDHRLFVFYYHLDKFEENGIEVPDVTQFYHLYSCFGAWSLSEQGQHKGVGILSLANNVTLYVVGVPYSPYSNLKPNWVPLWDIIAIPEEEFIIVDDNMLHREEFTVHVPNINMTTTKLISKLSGL